A stretch of the Halomonas sp. BDJS001 genome encodes the following:
- a CDS encoding AAA family ATPase, whose protein sequence is MSIKNIQKLKQFGIFLNHTNANAKDFGRYNLFYGWNGSGKSTLSGVFRCIENKISPVKFPSSEFTIIVDGGTAITHANIAESDLNIYTFNQDFIDENISWNSVVKSILLIDKAKIEERERLEKLKEEQKIDLQAHGKESEEIKKLDGAVSKFGTDSARHMKTSLQSIDTTDRYYLNYDKRKFEAFVTANIEVTKTGDPLLNEDKIIELTNAAKPDQKTPITFTQQTIKQQTFTKAKERLDDLLKTSVVSKTIQRLVEHGDIKTWVETGLDLHKRHDTNECEFCGHTISDERTKQLEAHFNDDYKAFQDRLVKADGWLVGQYIQAPLLPAESDFYEEIKKEYSEACTALEKATTDLNEEISSWHTALQEKTENPLETDFTIEAINLSAIKAFNDAMTAIGAAVGKHNHKSGNFKEETDNAKKQLELHYATTEVKSFGYHEKKKEVVDRAAANDALKGNIINRNSEIRSLEDSLSNEGLGADQFNESLHKFLGRSELTLRFNPVKKGYEILRNNSDPVDGNLSEGEKTAIAFVYFITKLKENGNNIENTIVVVDDPISSFDSNHLFHAYSFMKMNCEKAKQLFVLTHNFTFFKLVRDWISRKNQRDNKNIANFYVVKANNERPRASTYADAEPALTLYNSEYHYIFSRLHSLKNKQALETDDHFLAANLSRKLLEAFLSFRFPKNRGNFANLFNVAVSASVNPEDEGKEKIRKFINEYSHNDLIETNEDFVENLIGEGFSVISDIFDWIKELDEKHYQEMVDVVT, encoded by the coding sequence ATGTCAATAAAAAATATACAAAAATTAAAGCAGTTTGGTATCTTTCTGAATCATACAAACGCCAATGCCAAAGATTTTGGAAGGTACAACCTGTTTTATGGTTGGAACGGAAGCGGTAAGTCTACGCTTTCTGGTGTTTTTCGTTGCATCGAAAATAAAATTAGTCCAGTTAAATTTCCTTCATCTGAATTTACGATAATTGTTGATGGCGGAACGGCGATTACCCATGCAAACATCGCTGAATCAGATCTTAATATCTACACTTTTAATCAGGACTTCATTGACGAAAATATTTCATGGAATAGCGTAGTTAAAAGTATTTTGCTTATAGACAAAGCGAAGATTGAAGAGCGTGAAAGACTGGAGAAGCTGAAGGAAGAGCAAAAGATAGATTTGCAAGCGCATGGCAAAGAATCAGAAGAAATTAAAAAGCTTGACGGCGCGGTATCAAAATTTGGAACTGATAGCGCAAGACACATGAAGACAAGCCTTCAGTCAATTGATACAACGGATCGCTATTACTTAAATTACGATAAACGAAAATTTGAAGCGTTTGTTACTGCAAATATTGAAGTCACGAAGACAGGTGACCCGCTTCTTAATGAAGATAAAATTATCGAGTTAACCAATGCGGCTAAACCAGACCAGAAGACCCCGATTACCTTCACACAACAGACCATTAAACAGCAAACATTCACCAAAGCAAAAGAACGCCTTGATGATCTTCTGAAGACCAGCGTGGTCAGTAAAACCATTCAACGACTTGTTGAACATGGTGATATAAAAACTTGGGTTGAAACTGGTCTTGATCTTCACAAGCGACACGATACAAACGAGTGTGAATTTTGTGGTCATACCATTAGCGACGAACGCACCAAACAACTTGAAGCCCATTTCAATGACGATTACAAAGCCTTTCAAGACAGACTTGTGAAAGCTGATGGTTGGCTAGTAGGTCAATACATTCAAGCCCCTTTACTGCCAGCAGAAAGCGACTTTTACGAAGAAATCAAAAAGGAGTACAGCGAAGCCTGTACAGCCTTGGAAAAGGCTACCACAGACCTCAATGAAGAAATATCATCTTGGCACACGGCCCTGCAAGAGAAGACCGAAAATCCGCTTGAAACTGATTTTACGATCGAAGCCATTAATTTATCTGCGATAAAGGCTTTTAACGACGCTATGACAGCGATTGGCGCAGCTGTTGGCAAGCACAACCACAAGTCGGGAAACTTCAAAGAAGAAACAGATAACGCTAAGAAACAGCTTGAACTTCACTATGCAACCACAGAAGTTAAGTCTTTCGGTTACCACGAAAAGAAAAAGGAAGTTGTTGACCGTGCAGCCGCGAATGATGCGTTAAAGGGAAATATAATCAATCGAAACAGTGAGATTCGAAGCCTTGAAGATTCGCTATCAAATGAAGGGTTAGGCGCTGATCAGTTTAATGAATCACTTCATAAGTTCCTTGGTCGCAGTGAATTAACCCTTCGTTTCAACCCGGTAAAAAAAGGCTATGAAATACTCCGTAATAATTCCGATCCTGTTGACGGTAATTTGAGCGAAGGTGAAAAGACAGCCATTGCATTTGTTTATTTTATTACCAAGCTAAAGGAAAACGGCAACAATATTGAAAACACAATTGTTGTTGTAGACGACCCTATTTCAAGTTTCGACTCAAACCATCTTTTTCACGCATATTCATTTATGAAAATGAATTGCGAGAAAGCAAAGCAATTATTTGTATTGACCCACAATTTTACGTTCTTCAAATTGGTTCGCGACTGGATTTCTAGAAAGAATCAGCGTGACAATAAAAATATAGCAAATTTCTATGTGGTAAAAGCGAACAACGAAAGACCAAGGGCTTCAACATATGCGGATGCTGAACCAGCATTGACGCTTTATAATTCGGAATATCACTACATATTTTCACGGCTGCATTCATTAAAGAACAAGCAAGCCCTCGAAACGGATGATCACTTTCTTGCAGCTAATCTATCCCGCAAATTACTGGAAGCCTTTTTATCCTTCAGGTTTCCCAAAAATCGGGGCAACTTTGCCAATCTATTCAATGTAGCTGTTTCAGCCAGTGTGAACCCAGAAGATGAAGGCAAAGAGAAGATACGGAAGTTCATCAACGAATATTCACATAATGACCTGATCGAAACAAATGAAGACTTCGTTGAAAACCTTATTGGTGAAGGTTTTTCTGTTATTTCCGATATTTTTGACTGGATTAAAGAACTGGACGAAAAGCACTATCAAGAAATGGTGGATGTTGTAACCTGA